One Pectobacterium polaris DNA window includes the following coding sequences:
- a CDS encoding pesticin C-terminus-like muramidase, producing MAIYKVSDLTTKITIDCPDDVYILDALEEVGGNLPYSCRAGSCSSCVALLITGDVDQSDGNFLEAEDQDIFLLTCSAYPVKNCVIRSGAEGLLHERVKLRRQILSDKLRINIDFLLESEGFKTNGYVPRNEKGEVYKNSGVTIGGGVDLGQRDKDELLRDGVPQYLVDILSPYTVIKEHVAVEKLRQSPLSLTADQADFLTSIYTQKALRKVEKAFDAESVGLKFNELPANTRTAIADLAFQYNNLKTETPKSWGYITRNEWDLFFKELNDFGDGHKTRRKREAELIYLDIEALAYADYQHINSLFAFADGQPYTIILPR from the coding sequence ATGGCGATATACAAGGTAAGTGATTTAACTACTAAGATTACAATTGATTGCCCTGATGATGTGTATATATTAGATGCCTTAGAGGAAGTTGGGGGGAATTTACCATACTCATGCCGTGCAGGCTCATGTTCGAGTTGTGTAGCATTATTAATTACTGGAGACGTTGATCAGAGTGATGGAAATTTCTTAGAAGCAGAAGATCAGGATATTTTTTTATTAACTTGCTCAGCTTATCCTGTTAAAAACTGTGTTATTAGAAGCGGTGCTGAAGGGCTGCTTCATGAAAGAGTAAAATTACGCCGGCAAATTCTTTCAGATAAGTTGAGAATTAATATTGATTTTTTATTAGAATCTGAAGGGTTTAAAACAAACGGGTATGTTCCTAGAAATGAAAAGGGGGAGGTATATAAGAATTCAGGTGTTACTATCGGTGGGGGGGTGGATTTAGGACAAAGAGATAAAGATGAATTGCTACGTGATGGCGTACCGCAATATCTTGTGGATATATTGTCACCTTATACCGTAATTAAAGAACATGTTGCTGTTGAAAAATTAAGGCAATCACCATTAAGTTTGACTGCAGATCAGGCTGATTTCTTAACCTCTATTTACACACAAAAAGCACTAAGAAAGGTAGAAAAGGCCTTTGATGCTGAATCAGTTGGTTTGAAATTTAATGAGTTACCGGCAAATACAAGGACGGCGATAGCAGATTTAGCATTTCAATATAATAATCTAAAAACAGAAACGCCAAAATCCTGGGGATATATTACCCGTAATGAATGGGATTTATTTTTCAAGGAGCTTAATGATTTTGGTGATGGGCATAAAACAAGAAGGAAAAGAGAGGCGGAACTTATTTACCTAGATATTGAAGCTTTGGCTTATGCTGATTATCAGCATATTAATTCTTTGTTTGCTTTCGCTGATGGTCAACCTTACACTATTATTCTTCCACGGTGA
- a CDS encoding sigma-70 family RNA polymerase sigma factor produces MTQLISFWSDFYQTHQGWLRGWLCKKIGCIHQADDLTHDTFLKLLTLADPAAIRQPKAYLMVTANHVMIDQFRKRKLEQDALSALAVLVDGEEEHSAEYRVAISQLVATALHILTHELDEKVQRAFIMARVEGHDYRTIAEALHVSESSVKQYLAKAMVHFHSRIFFQEHDEA; encoded by the coding sequence ATGACGCAGCTAATTTCTTTCTGGAGTGATTTTTACCAGACCCACCAAGGATGGCTGCGGGGATGGCTTTGTAAAAAAATAGGCTGCATTCATCAGGCAGATGATCTTACCCATGACACCTTCCTAAAACTCCTGACGCTTGCCGACCCTGCCGCTATCCGACAGCCTAAGGCATATCTGATGGTGACGGCGAATCACGTCATGATCGATCAGTTCCGTAAGCGTAAGCTGGAACAAGATGCGTTATCTGCATTAGCAGTACTAGTTGATGGGGAAGAAGAGCATTCTGCGGAATATCGTGTTGCGATAAGTCAACTTGTGGCGACAGCGCTACATATTCTGACCCATGAGTTAGATGAAAAGGTACAACGTGCGTTTATTATGGCGCGTGTGGAAGGACACGATTATCGGACGATTGCTGAGGCGCTGCACGTTAGCGAAAGTAGCGTAAAGCAATATCTGGCGAAAGCGATGGTGCATTTCCATAGCCGGATCTTTTTCCAGGAACATGATGAAGCATAA
- a CDS encoding FecR family protein — protein sequence MMKHNADFEPIQQQAAEWVLRFSEVEQDSDDAILLHKEWQQWCQIDARHSVVYHQMQQLWASAAITPAATSRKSRSSRYAALAIFIAGGWLLSQLPYAYWLADQRTVAGEVRRIVLDDGSELMLNSNSAVNISFTSQKRTITLLRGEVYAHVAKDPRSRPFVIDSAQAAAQALGTRYSVRDTGEDTLVSVDESRVRVTANENSDIRLDIGAGQQVGLDRLHITRPVGASTEAGWIHNQLIFENAPFIQVVDELSRHYPGLIYLDPRQRQELDSLHFTGVLPLNDSQQALELLKHSLPISVRQSLGYIVWISENKKL from the coding sequence ATGATGAAGCATAACGCTGACTTTGAGCCGATTCAGCAGCAAGCCGCTGAATGGGTACTACGCTTCTCGGAGGTCGAGCAGGATAGCGACGACGCGATATTACTGCACAAAGAGTGGCAGCAGTGGTGCCAGATCGATGCTCGCCATTCTGTGGTTTATCATCAGATGCAGCAATTATGGGCAAGTGCAGCCATCACGCCAGCGGCGACATCCCGAAAATCACGCTCATCCCGTTATGCTGCTCTGGCGATTTTCATCGCAGGTGGTTGGTTACTAAGCCAACTGCCTTATGCTTATTGGTTGGCCGATCAGCGCACTGTTGCTGGTGAAGTTCGGCGCATTGTTCTGGATGACGGCAGCGAATTGATGCTGAACAGCAATTCGGCGGTGAATATTTCCTTCACATCACAAAAACGAACAATCACGTTGCTACGTGGTGAAGTTTACGCGCATGTTGCCAAAGATCCGCGTAGCAGACCGTTTGTGATTGACAGTGCACAGGCAGCGGCTCAGGCACTGGGTACTCGCTATAGCGTACGTGATACAGGAGAGGATACGCTGGTGAGCGTTGACGAATCTCGTGTACGTGTTACTGCAAATGAGAACTCGGATATCCGCCTCGACATTGGTGCTGGTCAGCAGGTTGGACTCGATCGGCTCCATATTACCCGGCCAGTGGGGGCATCAACGGAAGCGGGTTGGATTCACAACCAATTGATTTTTGAAAATGCCCCGTTCATTCAGGTTGTTGATGAACTTTCCCGTCATTACCCAGGGCTCATTTATCTGGATCCGCGTCAGCGCCAGGAATTAGATAGTCTGCACTTTACCGGCGTTCTGCCATTGAATGACAGTCAGCAGGCGCTCGAGCTACTGAAACATTCCCTTCCCATCTCCGTCCGACAGTCTCTCGGCTACATTGTCTGGATTAGTGAAAATAAAAAACTTTAA
- a CDS encoding secretin and TonB N-terminal domain-containing protein codes for MRNFLGMRNTIWPTAMLTLALSGGGSAFGATAPAQSIHLPAQSLEKSLTQLARQTGVNFGVDSQLVAGKQAPALEGNYTVEQALDRLLNRNNLYAEPTETGKAFIIRPMASVPAADDVQSIPTGAENSRAGNEGRGDVIMVKAQITPGPMEIGSQQLVAEEIAKKPTANGNITELLRTNPNVQFSETSRNSETPGELAPDVVSFHGEKFYNNNFMIDGMSNNDRLNPGVNVGEVGSTANGNAANDFPSGHPESFWIDSSLIESLSVYDSNVSAKYGQFTGGVIDAKLKKPSFTEPSGSVSYRTTRSSWTKYHLEKKDEASFSAATTAKRQPKFTKNFYNLNVSQPLSDNAALMFVYSRKESDIPFWHTIFQRWEDQSRESETYMLRGAWDANERNQFSLSFMHSPHSASYVRSNIKDGDFTAEGGGYNANLKWDNQNKWGKVATQLIWKQNENTIKNKGDNFYSWAKTNSIDWVSSFSGTAAQQGGYGTVRTEQSGINFKQDWQLNPFSAWGVQHQFDFGFDTDFSEARYQRKNNSYSYANAVRKNNVVCNGDSACIDGEQYFRQRTVYEASDVKVAASTYAVYLQDTLTYSRLTMVPGIRVDYDDYMKNMNVSPRFSSSYDIWGDRSTEVFGGINRYYAGNVLAYKLREARKLGYNECRTDHIVGTSCPSTSRSSGNTTEDWQFMTNLRPVNYKYTSLNTPYSDELNLGVQQRIYDTVWALKWVHREAKDQFSAEQNKTTKTYELTNNGKSESDTFSLVVKPVSPIEWNSAVFSWTAGGNIQKSTSSNKDYDTEADTDGYILYNGKMIRAIDKPADNFNRPWTAFIELNTEVPNWRLDWTQRLSYVGGYKAMTRTETINCPDDDRCSGYVGATDVYEEEQYGNNMLLDWRVTYTQPLGKQNLKVGVDVLNVLNKANKNESNYGLGRQFWLDVTYSW; via the coding sequence ATGCGTAATTTTTTGGGGATGCGTAACACAATTTGGCCGACTGCGATGCTAACGCTGGCGTTAAGCGGAGGCGGCTCGGCGTTTGGCGCAACGGCACCAGCGCAATCAATACACCTTCCTGCACAGTCATTGGAAAAATCATTAACACAGTTGGCACGGCAGACGGGCGTCAACTTTGGTGTTGATAGCCAACTGGTGGCAGGGAAGCAAGCTCCTGCGTTGGAAGGAAACTACACGGTGGAACAGGCTTTGGACAGGTTATTGAACCGTAATAACCTTTATGCAGAGCCTACAGAAACCGGTAAAGCTTTTATCATTCGCCCAATGGCTAGCGTGCCTGCGGCGGATGATGTACAGAGCATACCTACGGGTGCAGAGAATAGCCGCGCAGGAAATGAAGGGCGCGGCGATGTGATCATGGTAAAAGCGCAGATTACGCCGGGGCCGATGGAGATCGGTAGCCAACAATTGGTGGCTGAGGAAATCGCAAAAAAGCCGACAGCTAATGGAAATATTACTGAATTGCTGCGCACTAACCCAAATGTGCAATTCTCTGAAACCTCACGCAATAGTGAGACTCCAGGAGAACTGGCCCCGGATGTTGTCTCATTTCACGGTGAGAAGTTCTATAACAACAACTTCATGATCGACGGGATGTCGAACAACGATCGCCTGAACCCCGGTGTGAATGTCGGTGAGGTGGGTTCTACAGCCAATGGGAATGCCGCTAATGATTTCCCCTCTGGTCATCCTGAATCCTTCTGGATAGACAGTAGCCTGATTGAAAGCCTGTCGGTTTATGACAGTAACGTGTCGGCTAAGTATGGCCAATTCACTGGCGGTGTCATTGATGCCAAACTTAAGAAACCCTCGTTTACCGAGCCGTCTGGTTCTGTCTCTTACCGTACAACGCGTTCGTCATGGACGAAATATCATCTGGAGAAAAAAGATGAAGCCTCGTTCAGTGCCGCTACTACGGCTAAGAGGCAGCCTAAGTTTACCAAAAATTTTTATAACCTGAATGTGAGTCAGCCACTAAGTGATAATGCTGCGCTGATGTTTGTGTATAGCCGTAAGGAATCTGACATTCCGTTCTGGCATACGATTTTTCAAAGATGGGAAGATCAGTCGCGCGAATCTGAAACCTATATGTTACGGGGGGCGTGGGATGCCAATGAGCGAAATCAATTTAGCTTATCATTCATGCATTCACCTCATAGTGCAAGCTATGTACGTTCCAATATAAAAGATGGGGATTTTACTGCCGAAGGAGGGGGGTATAATGCCAACCTTAAGTGGGATAACCAGAATAAGTGGGGCAAAGTTGCCACACAGTTAATATGGAAGCAGAATGAGAATACCATAAAGAATAAGGGAGACAATTTTTATTCTTGGGCTAAAACAAACAGTATTGACTGGGTGTCGAGTTTTTCAGGAACTGCTGCCCAGCAGGGTGGGTATGGCACGGTAAGAACCGAGCAATCTGGCATTAACTTTAAACAGGATTGGCAGCTAAATCCTTTTTCTGCATGGGGTGTACAGCACCAGTTTGATTTTGGTTTTGATACCGACTTTTCCGAAGCTAGGTATCAGCGTAAAAATAATTCCTATTCTTATGCTAATGCGGTCAGAAAAAATAATGTGGTATGTAATGGTGATTCTGCATGTATTGACGGTGAACAGTATTTCCGTCAACGAACAGTATATGAAGCTTCGGATGTAAAAGTCGCAGCAAGCACTTATGCTGTTTATTTACAAGATACATTGACCTATTCCCGCTTAACCATGGTTCCCGGAATTCGTGTTGATTATGATGACTATATGAAAAACATGAATGTCTCACCGCGCTTTAGCTCAAGCTATGATATATGGGGAGATCGTTCCACTGAAGTCTTCGGTGGAATTAATCGTTACTATGCAGGCAATGTCTTGGCTTATAAGCTGAGAGAAGCCCGTAAATTGGGTTATAACGAATGCCGAACTGATCACATTGTTGGCACTTCATGCCCATCAACGTCAAGGAGTTCGGGTAATACAACAGAAGACTGGCAATTTATGACAAACCTTCGGCCAGTTAATTATAAATACACCTCATTAAACACACCCTACAGTGATGAATTGAATCTCGGTGTGCAGCAGCGTATTTATGACACCGTTTGGGCACTGAAGTGGGTTCATCGTGAAGCAAAAGATCAATTTTCTGCTGAGCAAAATAAAACCACAAAAACTTATGAGCTCACTAATAATGGTAAGTCTGAATCCGACACGTTTAGTCTAGTGGTAAAACCGGTTTCTCCAATTGAATGGAATTCCGCGGTGTTTAGCTGGACGGCGGGAGGAAATATACAGAAAAGTACTTCCTCAAATAAAGACTATGACACCGAAGCGGATACCGATGGCTATATTCTCTACAACGGGAAAATGATCCGCGCGATTGATAAACCGGCAGATAATTTCAACCGTCCTTGGACAGCATTTATTGAATTGAATACTGAAGTTCCTAACTGGCGTTTAGATTGGACGCAACGCTTAAGCTATGTGGGGGGCTATAAGGCGATGACGCGAACTGAAACTATTAACTGTCCAGATGATGACCGTTGTTCCGGATATGTTGGTGCTACCGATGTTTATGAAGAAGAGCAGTATGGCAACAATATGCTATTGGATTGGCGTGTGACTTATACCCAGCCATTAGGTAAGCAGAATCTAAAAGTGGGCGTAGATGTACTCAATGTCCTGAATAAAGCCAATAAGAACGAATCTAACTATGGATTAGGTCGTCAGTTTTGGCTGGATGTGACGTATTCATGGTAA